In Solanum lycopersicum chromosome 3, SLM_r2.1, the genomic stretch tgtttgggatttgaggtttaaaatctatggttttgtatttaatgtatgaattttgtattcTGGAAAAAGGGTTTCGGGTTTGTTGTTTAGGATtggggttaaggttagggttaggtctAGGGTATGGGTTTCGGATATTTTTTTAGCTTTATGGGTTAACGTTTAGGATTTGAAgtttaatatcaattatttagtgtttaattttaggattttgatatttttgctTGGAGTTTAGGGTTTATGCTAGGGTTATGGTTAAGGTTAATGATAGGGTTAGGCTTAgggtttatttttttcttagatttttgtttttggagTTAAGGATTTGAGCTGTAATATCTATGATatagtgtttaatgttagggaTTTTGTAATTTGGACTTTGGGcatagggtttagggtttagggttagggttaggatagggttaggtttagggtttagtgtttttaggttttaggttttggaatttatgattatattgtttATAATCTATGATTAGAGTCAACTTCCCAAAAGGAGCTCAACTCCTCCCCATACACCAAAGAGGAAACAAAATTACTAAGAACCTATGTAGAGGACTCCTCTCAATACAAAGTATATAGGCAGCATAAactagggagactctccctttgcAAGAAAGCCTATAAACTAAACTAACCTATTCAAATAGctataatatgatttatatctAAGGTTAAAAGATGTACAACCTCAATGATGTTCAAGAATACTCTTTATCTTCATTCTTCTAAAGGTAGGCATCTTCAATAAGTCGAGTTGACAGTAGGCCTTATCTTCCATCTGTAGTTGGTGGCTGTTGAAATATACCAGAGGAGTGGTAATGTTGTTACTATGTTTTGAAAATGCATCCACTACGCAATTTGCTTCTCTGAATACATGAATGCATTTGAAGTTGTGTACTAGGGGTATAAGATGTTGAAACCTTCCAAGTGgaatgataattcttcattgaGAGACTGCGTTATTTAGGACCCATTGCACGACTACTTAAGAATCAATTTCCAATATCAAAGCTCAAGTGCCAAAGTTAAACCAAATATGGATGCCTCTATTTCATCTTTGTTTTTTGGTCCTTCTCCAAGTGGTTTTGTGAAAGCCATTACCACTTTTCCTTGTATGTCTCTCAAGATTCCCCAAGCCTGCCAGGGTTTATGAGTGCACTGCCATCAGTGTTCATTTTGAGACATTGGTATGCAGGTTTAAGCCACTTTACCATGCTCACTTTTATGTCATGCACACACTTTTCACTATTTTGCATTAAATTTGTCCAATTGGGCAGGTAGTTAACTTAAGGAAATTAAGCATTCAACATCTTGTAGTTGTCCTTGTAGATTGCATATTTAAGTTCGCTGATGTTTGTTGCTTTACCTCCATAAATGCAGGCACACTTGTTCTTTCACAGGTTCCAGCAAATGAATATTGGCGTAGCTTGTAGCAGCAGTTTGTGGGCTGCATTTCTAGGCTTTGTTGTCCACCATTGTTATAGCAGCCGCTGCAGTGAAGAGTGGTCTGGCTATAGGCCTGCACTATCTTCAAAAAACCTCCATATCTTGGCTGCAAATTGCCTCAATTGAATGTATGTTCTATGCTCTCCATACCTTCTCTATCAAGACAACAAAAACAATGTGATGGCTCAATGCCAAAGTTAGTCAATCTTTTAGTTGTAGGGAGTTTACCCCTAAGGGTTCTCCATAAAAAAGAGAAGATTCAAAAGGAATGTTTTTATGCCATAGGATCAagttaaattgatttttgtctCTTTTGTTTCTGATTTCTTCCGTAGCTGAAGAACAAATAAAACTGCCATAGTTATTGAGCTTCCACACTTGTTGATGAGGTAGCTGCTGCTGTGGAGAGATCTCTGTTTCTAGGATGTTAGAGAATTGACTGGAAGGAGAATGTTGTAACAATTTTCTCAAACTCCACTTCCCAATATTCTGCTAGAgtagaattattaaatttattgttatagGTGGTAATCTAAGCTAGTGGTCCACTGCCTAGCCAGTTATCCCACCTAAATGAAGAATTCCCAGCTTCAAGCTTCCAATGGATGTGTTGCTCAACATGCTTCCTGTTCATAAGCATTTGTTTCTAGGTCAGTGAATCTTCATTATCCCCTTTTTTGCTTATTAGGATTGATCTTTGACAATATTTTGCTCTCAAAGTTCTCCCCTTAGTGTTTGTTTTGTTCGGAAGATccattactttttaaataatttgcaAATATCTTACAAGTTTCTCATCCCCCCCCCCATCATAAAGGTAACTTAGATTTTTCCATGAAACCACTAATACTTCTTTCTAACATTTTTCCATCCCCAGAATAATTCAAGTATAAGCCCTTGGATTTGCCTGAGTATTGTAGTTGGAGGTGTTACTGCAGATAGAAGGTAGATCGGAAGAGCCTGAAGGACATGTTTGATAAGCTTTTCCTTGCCTCCATACcttaattgtttggtttgccAACCTGTAATCTTGCACACAACCTTGTTAACAAGATCAGAGAAATAGATATTCCTAGGCTTACCAACAAATAAAGGGCAGCCTAGGTAATTAATAGGCCCTTGCTTTTGATTGAAATATGTTAACCTCTTTATTCTATCTCTTGTTCTATTGAAAGCATTAGAGTGTAGCATAAAGCGACTTTTGTTTCCATTGATGAGTTTCACAAAAGTATCTTCATACTGCTTTAAAGTTTCCATTTTGAGTTTTTGAGTCTTGCATCTTTTAGATGTGAATAGAATTATGTCAGCAACAAAACTCAGATGATTCACCTGAGTCCCTCTCCTTTCCATGAAGAAACCTTGATAATCAGGATGGTTGTGAAGCCCATTTAAATATCATTATAGAACCTCAGCACCTAAAATTAGGCTGGAGAAAGTGGATCACCTTGCTTGAGACCTCTAGAGGAGTGAAAGAAACCATAACTCTTACCATTGACAATGATTGAGTAAAAATTATTAGCCATTATTCTCCACACCATATCAATAAACACCTCACCAAATCCCATTTTCCTCAGCCCCAGTCAAATATATGACCAAGAGACCTTGTTATAAGCTTTTGCCATGTCAAATTTAATGATGACATTGCTACCAATATTGGGTTTTTTAATTTGGTGAATGATTTCTTGAGCTTGCATGATGTTCTCAAAAATACTTCTACCTTTAACGAACCCCGATTGATAAGTAGAGATTAAGTAAGGAAGGATAGGCCTAAGTCTGTTGCTCATTAGCttagatatgatttttttagtgAAGTATCTCAGGCCTATACGCTTATAATCAGTAGCGTGTTTGGATTATTCACTTTAGGGAGGAGCACATACAAGAATGTGAGAAGTACTTAGAAATCATCTGTGCACTGAAAAAGGCCTAAAGCACCCCCATTTGAGACTTCTTGATAATATGACAACATTTTTTAAACAATACCCATTCATATCTTCAGGATCACCTACAAAATTGGGATTCATATAGAAAACCACCTCTTAAAGTTCACCCATACTAGGAACAATGGTAAGCTGCGCATTTTGGTCTTGATTAATCATCCTTGGAATACATTCCAATGTATGCTCATTGATAATCTCTTCTTCACCAATAAATAATCCTTTGAATTGTTCACAAGATACCTGAGCAATGTTGTCGTCCTTGTATCCATCCAATCTCCATTTTTATTGGCAACTTTGTTAATAAAaagctttcttcttcttcctctttctaCTAAATAGAAGTATTTAGAATTAGTATCACCTTCTTTAAATCATTGGAGTTGggttttttgtttcaaaatagtATATTCTAGCTTCAGAAATTTGATCTACGTTGCATTAACTTCATGAAGGATGCTTCTATTTGAGTCAGTTTGGTAAGTGATGTGGTTTTGTTTAGCTTTATGCACTTGTTCCTCGTACATCCTAACCTTTCGGAAAATATCACCAAATTCATTCTTAGACTGAACTCTAAGAGTATTTGATAGccttttcattttttgtgaAATCTCCACATGCCAGTACCTGCTACTTCCTTCTCCCAAGAGTTTTGAACAGTTTCCATGAAATGAGGGTTATCCACCGAACAATTGAAAAATCTGAAGTACTAAGTGTGATCAGTTGTTGTGGAAACAATTTCCATGAGTAAAGGATAATGATTAAATCAAGAAGATGAAAAGTGAGTTATAGTGGTTTGAGGCATCTTTTTCCAACCAAAAATCATTTACCATAGACTTGTGAAGCCTCTTCCAAATTCTGTGATTGATACCCCTCTTGTTAGACCATGTGAATTTATTACCACTAAAACCAATGTCCAAAAGGCTACATGCTTCAAGGACAGCAATAAAGTTCATACTCttctgatataccgtggtttcacgttattttttatgctttttccttaagtttagtgtgtgtccaaaagcctttttatattaatttttatgtaagtttctctttatttgcaggaaatctatctaaaGATGAACACGAAAGTTTTTGATCAAGAAAAGCAATAAAATACCACCTACGGaccttgtgacggtccgtaggtggcatcatagtgaagctgctgaaggaagatggggaagtctgagcATGTGTAGGGTTACGaagtgcgtgacggaccgtcatagccatgacagTCTATCCTGCTGGTTCGTtgtgatgatcagagaagtatTCCCAATGCTCAAATTCCGAAGAGTTTATATTTAatggaacgaagacccttgacggaccattgtgcctgtgacta encodes the following:
- the LOC138347449 gene encoding uncharacterized protein, encoding METLKQYEDTFVKLINGNKSRFMLHSNAFNRTRDRIKRLTYFNQKQGPINYLGCPLFVGKPRNIYFSDLVNKVVCKITGWQTKQLRYGGKEKLIKHVLQALPIYLLSAVTPPTTILRKHVEQHIHWKLEAGNSSFRWDNWLGSGPLA